Below is a genomic region from Gammaproteobacteria bacterium.
CAGGGAACTCACTTGCCACCTCGACGAACATGGAATGCCCACATCTTATCGCCCGGACAATGTACGGACAACAATTTATTGAAGCGGTCAGACAACACCTCTGGCTCCCGCGGCGGGTGGCGCCCACGCATCTGCCTCCCGCGCCAGCGGATGCGTCCGGGCATAGACCGCGCGCAGTTCCCGCTGCGAGACATGCGTATAGATCTGCGTGGTGCTGATATCGGCATGCCCCAGGAACTCCTGCATGTAGCGGATATCGGCCCCGTGGTCGAGCATGTGAGTTGCTGCCGAGTGGCGGAACACCGAGCAGGCGCCGGAGACCAACGCGCCGCTACGCCGAATGGACTGCCCAATCTTGCGGCTAAGCGTGCTGCGGGAGATGCGTGTGCCGTAGTTCGAGAGAAACAGCGCCTGACCACTCTCGTCGCATTCAAGGGCAGGACGCACCTCTCGAAGATAATGGTGCACCAACCGGCAGGCACGTGCATGCATCGGCACCCGCCGATCATGCCCACCCTTGCCCCGACGGACCACGACGGTACCGACCTCCAGGTCCACGTCGGGGAGATCGAGCCGTGACAGCTCGATCCGGCGTATGCCTGTTGCGTAGAGCACTTCAACGAGCGCGCGATCCCGGATACCCCTGATCCCCCGACGCTGGGACTGGGTACAGATGACTTCGATCTCGCGCACGCTGAGGATGCCACGCGGCAGTCGTCGGGGAAGCCGAGGCAAAACAAAATCGACTGTGGGGTCAACCCGGATCAGGCGGCGGCGATACAGCGCTTGGCACAGGAGCACAACCACCGTGAGGCGATTACGGATCGTGCCTGGCGCAAGCGGCGAGTCACGCCGACCACGGTGAGTCACCAGTGATCGGCGGTAGGCTTCCAGCGCCGATCCCCGAAGCTGGTGCGCGTGGGTGACACCCGCGACCGCGCACCAGTGCTTAAACCCATCGAGGATCCAGCGTTTATTCGTAATGGTCAGGCTGCTCTGCCCGCGGGAGAGGCAGTCATCGAGATACAGCGCTATAGCGTCAGTAAGCGTACAGGATCGGTGTATGCGCATGGGTCGCCTCCTGGAGGTTTACCGGGTAGACACCTCGAGAGCGCTGGCGGTTCCGATTTGGACGCCGCCACGCAGACGCCCGCGTTCCAGTGAGAGACGCAGCCGGTCAGGGGATCTTTTCCTCAAACACCAGGCTGCAACAACTCACCGCGCCCTCGGCCTTGGCAACTTCGCTCGCATGCACGATTCTCGGGGATATGCCACTGGCGACGAGCCGTGCGCGGGTGGCGGGAAAGTGGGCCGGAAAAAGCACCCTGCTGCCAATCAGTACCGCGTTGGCCGCCGCGGGTTCCGCCGGATCCACCGCGATGAAATCGACATCCTGGAAGCAGGATTTGTCCACCCATGCCGGGTTGATCAGCAGGGTCGATTCACCCACGCGCGTCACCGCCGATTTCAGGTGCAGGCAGCTGCGCAGCGGAACCGCGCTGACGCTGTACCCGTGGCGGACGACGATTTTCCGCAGCTGATCGATCGCGTCCGCATTGCTGCGCGTACCCAGACCGATGTAGATACGCTGGCCGACACACAGCACATCGCCGCCGTCGATGGTCCCCGGTGTCTCGATGAAATGCAGTGCGCGATACGTCCTCAGCGCAGCGGCAACCGTAGCGGTTTCCGCCCTGCGTGATGCGGCGCCCGGACGGGTAATGATCGCGCACTCATCGAGCACCACGGCGCAGTCTTCCACGAACACCGAATCGGGCAGAGAGGGTTCGGCTGGCAGGCGTACAACGCTCACATCCAGGGCGCGCAGTGCATTCTCGTAGGCCTCGTGCTGCGCGACGGCCCGTTGCATGTCGATGGGCTCACGCGCGATATGGGTGAGTTCGCAATCGCGAAACCGCTCGCTGATGGTGCGGGTGATTGCAATGTACCGGTTCATGGTTCGGCTCCTGGCGATTTCAGGTAGCCTAAAGCCGGCTTCGCGCCATTCGCAAGTGCGGCTTGCGTCGTGGAGCAGCCATCCTATCCGGGCGCTCTCAATAGCCAATCGCGTCATTCCCCGCAAGTCTGCACATCGCGCGCCCGCGCCCGCATAATGCGCGCTCCTCGCGAACAGGACTCCCGGATGATCTCCATTGAACAACGTATTGCGGCAGAACTTGGCGCCGGTGTCGCGCAGATCGCTGCCGCGGTGCAACTGCTCGATGGCGGCGCAACGGTGCCGTTCGTCGCGCGCTATCGCAAGGAAGCCACCGGCGGGCTCGACGATGTGCAGCTGCGCGCGCTCGAGCAGCGGCTCTCCTACCTGCGCGAACTCGAGGAGCGTCGTGAGTTCATCCTGCGCAGCATCGGGGAGCAGGGCAAGCTGAGTGATGCCCTGGCCGCGCAGATCCGCGAGGCGGATTCCAAGGCGCGTCTGGAGGATCTCTATCTTCCGTACAAGCAGAAGCGGCGCACGAAGGGCGAGATTGCGCGCGAGGCGGGTATCGAACCGCTGGCCGATCTGCTGCTCGGCGAGCCGCGGCGCGATCCGGCGCAGGAAGCCCTCGCCTATCTCGACGGGGAGGCGGGCTTCGGTGATGTGAAAGCGGTGCTGGATGGCGCGCGCATGATCCTGGTGGAGCGCTTTGCCGAGAATGCCGATCTCCTCGGAGAGGTGCGTACGTTGCTGCGCGATCAGGCCCTGCTGCAATCGCGCGTCGTGGCGGGGAAGGAAGCCGAGGGCGCGAAGTTCGCGGATTATTTCACGCATTCGGAACCCTTTTGCAAGGTGCCCTCGCACCGTGCGCTGGCGATGTTCCGCGGGCGCAACGAAGGCGTTCTGAATATCGACGTGGAGCTTCCCCCGGTTGCCGAAGGGATCGCGCACCCCTGCGAGCTGCTGGTTGCGTCGCATGCCGGGATCAGCGATCGCGGCCGCGCCGCCGATGCCTGGCTGCGCGATGTGGCGCGCTGGACCTGGCGGGTGAAGTTGTCGATCCACGTGGTCGGTGAACTGCTGGCTGAACTGCGCGAGGCCGCCGAGGCAGAATCCATCCGCGTGTTCGCGGCCAATCTGCGCGACCTGTTGCTCGCGGCGCCGGCCGGCAACCGGGCGACCATTGGCCTCGATCCGGGTTTGCGCACCGGGGTGAAGGTGGCGGTGGTCGATGACACCGGCAAATTGCTCGAGCACCGGACGATCTATCCGCATGCACCGCGCAATCAGTGGTGCGAAGCGCAGGCGGTGCTGACGGACCTCGCCAGGCGGCATCACGCGGCACTGATCGCCATCGGCAACGGCACTGCCTCGCGCGAGACCGAGAAACTCGTGGCCGAATTGATGCGCCAGCAACCCGATCTCGGGCTGGTGCGGGTGATGGTGAGCGAGGCCGGCGCCTCGGTGTACTCGGCATCGGAAATCGCCACCCGCGAGTTTCCCGACGTGGACGTGAGTATCCGCGGTGCGATCTCGATCGCGCGCCGCCTGCAGGATCCGCTTGCGGAACTGGTCAAGATCGAGCCGC
It encodes:
- a CDS encoding RNA-binding transcriptional accessory protein; amino-acid sequence: MISIEQRIAAELGAGVAQIAAAVQLLDGGATVPFVARYRKEATGGLDDVQLRALEQRLSYLRELEERREFILRSIGEQGKLSDALAAQIREADSKARLEDLYLPYKQKRRTKGEIAREAGIEPLADLLLGEPRRDPAQEALAYLDGEAGFGDVKAVLDGARMILVERFAENADLLGEVRTLLRDQALLQSRVVAGKEAEGAKFADYFTHSEPFCKVPSHRALAMFRGRNEGVLNIDVELPPVAEGIAHPCELLVASHAGISDRGRAADAWLRDVARWTWRVKLSIHVVGELLAELREAAEAESIRVFAANLRDLLLAAPAGNRATIGLDPGLRTGVKVAVVDDTGKLLEHRTIYPHAPRNQWCEAQAVLTDLARRHHAALIAIGNGTASRETEKLVAELMRQQPDLGLVRVMVSEAGASVYSASEIATREFPDVDVSIRGAISIARRLQDPLAELVKIEPRSIGVGQYQHDVNQTRLSRGLDAVVEDCVNSVGVELNSASTALLRRVSGISESLAGAIVAHRDQHGAFRSREQLREVPRLGARTFEQCAGFLRIAGGENPLDASAVHPESYAVVERIAAARNCAVRELVGNAERVRGLDVRQFLSAQAGELTLRDILRELEKPGRDPRPEFRTASFRDGVEKLSDLASGMVLEGVVTNVANFGAFVDIGVHQDGLVHISALSNRFVRDPREVVKAGDVVKVKVLDVDAVRKRIALSMRLEDEAVASPCQPAPVRREPTRKEPARAAPAKTGTLGELLLAAQKARH
- a CDS encoding dimethylargininase translates to MNRYIAITRTISERFRDCELTHIAREPIDMQRAVAQHEAYENALRALDVSVVRLPAEPSLPDSVFVEDCAVVLDECAIITRPGAASRRAETATVAAALRTYRALHFIETPGTIDGGDVLCVGQRIYIGLGTRSNADAIDQLRKIVVRHGYSVSAVPLRSCLHLKSAVTRVGESTLLINPAWVDKSCFQDVDFIAVDPAEPAAANAVLIGSRVLFPAHFPATRARLVASGISPRIVHASEVAKAEGAVSCCSLVFEEKIP
- a CDS encoding tyrosine-type recombinase/integrase, translated to MRIHRSCTLTDAIALYLDDCLSRGQSSLTITNKRWILDGFKHWCAVAGVTHAHQLRGSALEAYRRSLVTHRGRRDSPLAPGTIRNRLTVVVLLCQALYRRRLIRVDPTVDFVLPRLPRRLPRGILSVREIEVICTQSQRRGIRGIRDRALVEVLYATGIRRIELSRLDLPDVDLEVGTVVVRRGKGGHDRRVPMHARACRLVHHYLREVRPALECDESGQALFLSNYGTRISRSTLSRKIGQSIRRSGALVSGACSVFRHSAATHMLDHGADIRYMQEFLGHADISTTQIYTHVSQRELRAVYARTHPLAREADAWAPPAAGARGVV